A window from Streptomyces sp. NBC_00299 encodes these proteins:
- the eno gene encoding phosphopyruvate hydratase translates to MPSIDVVVAREILDSRGNPTVEVEVGLDDGSTGRAAVPSGASTGAFEAIELRDGDSNRYLGKGVEKAVLAVIEQIGPELVGYDATEQRLIDQAMFDLDATDNKGSLGANAILGVSLAVAHAASEASDLPLFRYLGGPNAHLLPVPMMNILNGGSHADSNVDIQEFMIAPIGAESFSEALRWGAEVYHTLKKVLKSKGLATGLGDEGGFAPNLGSNREALDLILEAIKEAGYTPGEQIALALDVAASEFYKDGVYTFEGKERSAAEMTEYYAELVDAYPLVSIEDPLFEDDWDGWKVLTDQLGDKVQIVGDDLFVTNPERLARGIDEGAANALLVKVNQIGSLTETLDAVELAQRSGFKCMMSHRSGETEDVTIADLAVATNCGQIKTGAPARSERVAKYNQLLRIEEILDDAAVYAGRSAFPRFKG, encoded by the coding sequence GTGCCGTCCATCGACGTCGTCGTAGCCCGGGAAATCCTGGACTCCCGAGGCAATCCCACGGTCGAGGTCGAGGTCGGCCTCGACGACGGCAGCACGGGTCGTGCCGCCGTTCCGTCCGGCGCTTCGACGGGCGCCTTCGAGGCCATCGAGCTCCGCGACGGCGACTCGAACCGCTACCTCGGCAAGGGCGTGGAGAAGGCCGTCCTCGCCGTCATCGAGCAGATCGGCCCCGAGCTGGTCGGCTACGACGCCACCGAGCAGCGCCTGATCGACCAGGCGATGTTCGACCTGGACGCCACCGACAACAAGGGCTCCCTCGGCGCCAACGCCATCCTCGGCGTCTCCCTCGCCGTCGCCCACGCCGCCTCCGAGGCCAGCGACCTCCCGCTGTTCCGCTACCTGGGCGGCCCCAACGCGCACCTGCTGCCGGTGCCGATGATGAACATCCTGAACGGCGGCTCGCACGCCGACTCCAACGTGGACATCCAGGAGTTCATGATCGCCCCGATCGGCGCGGAGTCCTTCTCCGAGGCCCTGCGCTGGGGCGCCGAGGTCTACCACACGCTGAAGAAGGTCCTGAAGAGCAAGGGCCTGGCCACCGGCCTCGGCGACGAGGGCGGCTTCGCCCCGAACCTCGGCTCCAACCGCGAGGCCCTCGACCTCATCCTTGAGGCGATCAAGGAGGCCGGCTACACCCCCGGCGAGCAGATCGCCCTCGCGCTCGACGTCGCCGCGTCCGAGTTCTACAAGGACGGCGTCTACACCTTCGAGGGCAAGGAGCGCTCGGCCGCCGAGATGACCGAGTACTACGCGGAGCTCGTCGACGCGTACCCGCTCGTCTCCATCGAGGACCCGCTGTTCGAGGACGACTGGGACGGCTGGAAGGTCCTCACCGACCAGCTCGGCGACAAGGTCCAGATCGTCGGCGACGACCTGTTCGTCACCAACCCCGAGCGCCTGGCCCGCGGCATCGACGAGGGCGCCGCCAACGCCCTGCTGGTGAAGGTGAACCAGATCGGCTCGCTCACCGAGACCCTGGACGCCGTCGAGCTGGCCCAGCGCAGCGGCTTCAAGTGCATGATGTCCCACCGCTCCGGCGAGACCGAGGACGTCACCATCGCCGACCTGGCCGTCGCCACCAACTGCGGCCAGATCAAGACCGGCGCCCCGGCCCGCTCCGAGCGCGTCGCCAAGTACAACCAGCTGCTGCGCATCGAGGAGATCCTCGACGACGCGGCGGTGTACGCCGGCCGCAGCGCGTTCCCGCGCTTCAAGGGCTGA
- a CDS encoding FtsB family cell division protein, translating into MAVKDRDRFSTATRIRLLGEQTAARVYRSQTKRQARRSRLTGRAALLALVVCTMVVALAYPIRQYVSQRAEIADMQREKEDAAQRVEQLRDVKARWQDDAYAEQQIRLRLHYVMPGETGYIVIDPDAAKQSRAELGAADRPWYANIWDGVDKADASRQ; encoded by the coding sequence ATGGCCGTCAAGGATCGGGACCGGTTCTCCACCGCGACCAGGATCCGGTTGCTCGGCGAGCAGACGGCGGCCCGTGTCTACCGCTCCCAGACCAAGCGGCAGGCCCGGCGCTCCAGGCTCACCGGACGCGCCGCGCTGCTCGCGCTGGTCGTCTGCACCATGGTCGTCGCGCTCGCCTACCCGATAAGGCAGTACGTCTCCCAGCGCGCCGAGATCGCGGACATGCAGCGGGAGAAGGAAGACGCGGCACAGCGGGTCGAGCAACTGCGCGACGTCAAGGCACGCTGGCAGGACGACGCCTACGCCGAGCAGCAGATCCGGCTGCGGCTGCATTATGTGATGCCGGGGGAGACCGGCTACATCGTGATCGACCCGGACGCGGCCAAGCAGTCGCGCGCCGAGCTGGGTGCGGCCGACCGCCCCTGGTACGCGAACATCTGGGACGGGGTCGACAAGGCCGACGCGTCCCGGCAGTGA
- a CDS encoding DUF501 domain-containing protein, with protein METAPPPTPRTEPTDADVEAFKQQLGRPPRGLRAIAHRCPCGQPDVVETAPRLPDGTPFPTLYYLTCPKASSAIGTLEANGVMKEMTARLESDPELAAAYRSAHEDYIRRRDEIEELTGFPSAGGMPDRVKCLHVLVAHSLAAGPGVNPLGDEAIAMLPQWWSKGACVTLPEASGNSEASGKSEEDGR; from the coding sequence ATGGAAACCGCCCCGCCGCCCACCCCGCGCACCGAGCCCACCGACGCGGACGTCGAGGCCTTCAAGCAGCAGCTCGGGCGTCCCCCGCGCGGGCTGCGCGCGATCGCGCACCGGTGCCCCTGCGGGCAGCCGGACGTCGTCGAGACGGCCCCGCGGCTGCCCGACGGCACGCCCTTCCCGACGCTGTACTACCTGACGTGCCCGAAGGCGTCGTCGGCGATCGGCACGCTGGAGGCGAACGGCGTGATGAAGGAGATGACGGCGCGGCTGGAGTCCGACCCGGAGCTGGCCGCGGCGTATCGCTCGGCGCACGAGGACTACATCCGGCGGCGCGACGAGATCGAGGAGCTGACGGGCTTTCCGAGCGCGGGCGGTATGCCGGACCGGGTGAAGTGTCTGCACGTGCTGGTCGCGCACTCGCTGGCCGCGGGGCCCGGTGTCAATCCGCTGGGCGACGAGGCCATCGCGATGCTGCCGCAGTGGTGGAGCAAGGGCGCGTGCGTGACGCTCCCCGAGGCGTCCGGGAACTCTGAGGCGTCCGGGAAGTCCGAGGAGGACGGCCGGTGA
- a CDS encoding Ppx/GppA phosphatase family protein: MTRVAAIDCGTNSIRLLVADVDLRTGELVDLDRRMTIVRLGQGVDRTGRLAPEALERTFAACRDYAAIIKEHGAERLRFVATSASRDAENRDEFVRGVMDILGVEPEVVTGDQEAEFSFTGATKELVGRADLHRPYLVVDIGGGSTEFVVGEEHVRAARSVDVGCVRMTERHLVRDGVASDPPSEEQIAAMRGDIEAALDLAEETVPLREARTLVGLAGSVTTVSAIAQDLPEYDSARIHHSRISHDRVREITDWLLRSTHAERAAVPSMHPGRVDVIAAGALVLLAIMERIGAEEVVVSEHDILDGIAFKVAEAAR, translated from the coding sequence GTGACCCGTGTCGCCGCCATCGACTGCGGTACGAACTCCATCCGGCTCCTCGTCGCCGACGTCGACCTGCGGACCGGGGAACTCGTCGACCTGGACCGCCGTATGACCATCGTGCGGCTCGGCCAGGGCGTCGACCGCACGGGGCGGCTCGCGCCCGAGGCGCTGGAGCGGACCTTCGCCGCCTGCCGTGACTACGCGGCGATCATCAAGGAGCACGGCGCCGAGCGGCTGCGGTTCGTCGCCACGTCGGCCTCCCGGGACGCGGAGAACCGGGACGAGTTCGTCCGCGGGGTCATGGACATCCTCGGCGTCGAGCCCGAGGTCGTCACCGGGGACCAGGAGGCCGAGTTCTCCTTCACGGGCGCGACGAAGGAGCTCGTGGGACGCGCGGACCTGCACCGCCCCTACCTCGTCGTGGACATCGGCGGCGGGTCGACCGAGTTCGTCGTCGGCGAGGAGCACGTCCGCGCGGCACGCTCCGTGGACGTCGGCTGTGTGCGGATGACCGAGCGCCACCTGGTCCGCGACGGCGTCGCCTCCGACCCGCCCTCCGAGGAGCAGATCGCCGCGATGCGGGGCGACATCGAGGCGGCCCTCGATCTGGCCGAGGAGACGGTGCCGCTGCGCGAGGCCAGGACGCTGGTGGGGCTTGCCGGTTCGGTCACCACGGTGTCGGCGATCGCGCAGGACCTGCCCGAGTACGACTCGGCCCGCATCCACCACTCGCGGATCAGCCACGACCGGGTCCGCGAGATCACCGACTGGCTCCTGCGCTCCACCCACGCCGAGCGCGCGGCCGTACCGTCCATGCACCCGGGGCGAGTTGACGTCATCGCGGCGGGCGCGCTGGTGCTGCTCGCGATCATGGAACGGATCGGCGCCGAGGAGGTCGTCGTCAGCGAGCACGACATCCTCGACGGCATCGCCTTCAAGGTGGCGGAGGCGGCCCGGTAG
- a CDS encoding NAD(P)/FAD-dependent oxidoreductase: MSTTERPRILVVGGGYVGLYAARRILKKMRYGEATVTVVDPRSYMTYQPFLPETAAGSISPRHVVVPLRRVLPKAEVLTGRVTTIDQDRKVATIAPLVGEAYELPFDYLVIAMGAVSRTFPIPGLAEQGIGMKGIEEAIGLRNHVLEQLDKADSTTDEEIRRKALTFVFIGGGFAGAETIGEVEDMARDAAKYYTSVSREDMRFVLVDAADKILPEVGPKLGQYGKEHLEARGVEVYLSTSMDSCVDGHVVLKNGLEVDSNTIVWTAGVKPNPALTRFGLPLGPRGHVDCEPSLQVKGTDYIWAAGDNAQVPDLVGRKAGNENAWCPPNAQHALRQAKVLGDNVISGMRGFPQKDYSHANKGAVAGLGLHKGVAMIVMGKVKIKLKGRLAWYMHRGYHGMAMPTFNRKIRVFADWTLGMFLKREVVALGALESPREEFYEAAKPAPVAPASNAEKGEKAKAS; encoded by the coding sequence ATGAGCACCACGGAGCGTCCCAGGATCCTCGTAGTAGGCGGTGGGTACGTAGGCCTGTACGCAGCTCGGCGCATCCTCAAGAAGATGCGCTACGGAGAGGCGACCGTCACGGTCGTCGACCCCCGGTCGTACATGACCTACCAGCCCTTCCTCCCCGAAACCGCCGCCGGCAGCATCTCCCCGCGCCACGTCGTCGTCCCGCTGCGACGCGTGCTGCCCAAGGCGGAGGTCCTCACCGGCCGGGTCACCACCATCGACCAGGACCGCAAGGTCGCCACGATCGCCCCGCTGGTGGGCGAGGCGTACGAGCTGCCTTTCGACTACCTGGTCATCGCGATGGGCGCGGTCTCCCGCACCTTCCCGATCCCCGGCCTCGCCGAGCAGGGCATCGGCATGAAGGGCATCGAGGAGGCCATCGGCCTGCGCAACCACGTCCTCGAGCAGCTCGACAAGGCCGACTCCACGACCGACGAGGAGATCCGCCGCAAGGCGCTCACCTTCGTCTTCATCGGCGGTGGCTTCGCGGGTGCGGAGACCATCGGCGAGGTCGAGGACATGGCCCGCGACGCGGCGAAGTACTACACCAGCGTGTCCCGTGAGGACATGCGGTTCGTCCTCGTCGACGCCGCCGACAAGATCCTGCCCGAGGTCGGCCCGAAGCTCGGCCAGTACGGCAAGGAGCACCTGGAGGCCCGTGGCGTCGAGGTCTACCTCTCGACCTCCATGGACTCCTGCGTCGACGGCCACGTCGTGCTGAAGAACGGCCTCGAGGTCGACTCCAACACCATCGTGTGGACGGCCGGCGTCAAGCCGAACCCGGCCCTCACCCGCTTCGGTCTGCCGCTCGGCCCCCGCGGTCACGTCGACTGCGAGCCGTCCCTCCAGGTCAAGGGCACCGACTACATCTGGGCCGCCGGCGACAACGCCCAGGTCCCGGACCTCGTCGGCCGCAAGGCGGGCAACGAGAACGCCTGGTGCCCGCCGAACGCGCAGCACGCGCTGCGTCAGGCCAAGGTCCTCGGCGACAACGTCATCTCCGGTATGCGGGGCTTCCCGCAGAAGGACTACTCGCACGCCAACAAGGGTGCGGTGGCGGGCCTCGGCCTCCACAAGGGCGTGGCGATGATCGTCATGGGCAAGGTGAAGATCAAGCTCAAGGGCCGCCTCGCCTGGTACATGCACCGTGGCTACCACGGCATGGCGATGCCGACCTTCAACCGCAAGATCCGCGTCTTCGCCGACTGGACGCTCGGCATGTTCCTCAAGCGCGAGGTCGTGGCGCTGGGCGCGCTGGAGTCCCCGCGCGAGGAGTTCTACGAGGCCGCGAAGCCGGCCCCGGTCGCTCCCGCGAGCAACGCCGAGAAGGGCGAGAAGGCCAAGGCCTCCTGA
- a CDS encoding class I SAM-dependent methyltransferase produces MPDAAVRLKGLLEQLLGVPLPVRIRAWDGSQAGPPGAPTLVVRNRRAVRRLLWKPGELGLARAWVAGDLDIEGDLYTALDLLAGLVWERGEDARSLAQALREPDVRAAVRGLVKLSGLPLPPAPPPEEVRRARAHLHTKRTDRRAISHHYDVGNDFYEIVLGPSMVYSCAYWPAPPPHGTLEAAQHDKLDLVCRKLALRPGLRLLDVGCGWGSMAMHAAREYGVSVVGITLSQEQAAYARKRIADEGLTDKVEIRVQDYRDVGDGPYDAVSSIGMAEHVGAERYLEYADVLHRLLKPGGRLLNHQIGRRPQRDESTYEVDEFIDSYVFPDGELQPIGVTVTQLERAGFEVRDVESIREHYALTLRRWVANLEADWPRAAGLTGAGRARVWRLYMAACALAFERNRIGVNQVLAIRTPDSGDSGMPLRARTWG; encoded by the coding sequence ATGCCAGACGCCGCGGTGCGGCTGAAGGGCCTGCTCGAACAGTTGCTGGGGGTTCCGCTCCCGGTGCGCATTCGCGCCTGGGACGGTTCGCAGGCGGGCCCGCCGGGCGCGCCGACCCTCGTCGTACGCAATCGCCGCGCCGTGCGGCGGCTGTTGTGGAAGCCCGGCGAGCTGGGACTGGCCCGGGCCTGGGTGGCCGGGGACCTCGACATCGAGGGCGACCTGTACACCGCCCTCGATCTGCTCGCGGGGCTCGTGTGGGAGCGCGGGGAGGATGCCCGCAGCCTGGCTCAGGCGCTCCGGGAACCCGACGTACGCGCCGCCGTCCGCGGCCTCGTCAAGCTCAGCGGTCTTCCGCTGCCGCCCGCGCCGCCTCCCGAGGAGGTGCGCCGGGCCCGTGCCCACCTGCACACCAAGCGCACCGACAGACGCGCGATCAGCCACCACTACGACGTCGGCAACGACTTCTACGAGATCGTCCTCGGCCCGTCCATGGTGTACTCCTGCGCCTACTGGCCGGCCCCGCCCCCGCACGGCACCCTCGAGGCCGCCCAGCACGACAAACTCGACCTCGTCTGCCGCAAGCTCGCCCTGCGGCCCGGCCTGCGGCTGCTCGACGTCGGCTGCGGCTGGGGCTCGATGGCGATGCACGCGGCCCGCGAGTACGGCGTGAGCGTCGTCGGCATCACCCTCTCCCAGGAGCAGGCGGCATACGCCCGCAAGCGCATCGCCGACGAGGGGCTCACCGACAAGGTGGAGATCCGCGTACAGGACTACCGGGACGTCGGCGACGGGCCGTACGACGCCGTCTCCTCCATCGGCATGGCCGAACACGTCGGCGCCGAGCGGTACCTGGAGTACGCCGACGTACTGCACCGGCTGCTCAAGCCCGGCGGGCGGCTGCTCAACCACCAGATCGGGCGCCGTCCGCAGCGGGACGAATCCACGTACGAGGTGGACGAGTTCATCGACTCCTACGTCTTCCCCGACGGCGAGCTCCAGCCCATCGGCGTCACCGTCACCCAGCTGGAACGGGCCGGTTTCGAGGTCCGCGACGTCGAGTCGATCCGCGAGCACTACGCCCTGACGCTGCGCCGCTGGGTCGCCAACCTGGAAGCCGACTGGCCGCGGGCCGCCGGACTCACCGGCGCCGGACGCGCCCGCGTGTGGCGGCTGTACATGGCCGCCTGCGCGCTCGCCTTCGAGCGCAACCGCATCGGTGTCAACCAGGTGCTGGCCATCAGGACACCCGACTCCGGTGACTCCGGGATGCCGCTGCGGGCCCGTACTTGGGGCTGA
- a CDS encoding ABC transporter permease has product MFRTALRNVLAHKARLLMTVLAVMLGVAFVSGTLVLADTLSNAFRNQSAKSYDDVAVAITSYANPDDAKEEPGLSRKTLDKISAVDGVEAAYGRVDGFAGVADPDGKLIGVGWSNKGSNFAPGKDGKDSAYTFTDGSGPVKDDQIALDKESAAKGEYQVGDRVRVATNGPVKEYTLSGVFTTEDGAVNAGGSLVLFDTAVAQKQYLKPGYFESVTVTAAAAGADDKKILDAVKPLLPESAEAKTGQALADEQAEQIEQGMSSLKQVLLGFAGIALFVGIFLISNTFTMLVAQRTKEIALMRAVGASRKQITRSVLAEAAVVGLVASAIGFVLGIGLAVGLRSGMAAFEMKIPDGPLVLSATPVLAAIGVGVLITMFAAWLPGRRAAKIPPVAAMSSVHAIATTKSLVVRNSIGAAITALGATGIVAGASAGGENGRMFIGAGAFFALIGVIILIPLLSRPVIALVRPLLVGPFGVAGKLAGQNAVRNPRRTGATASALAIGLTLVTGLSVLGITVGTAIDKMTTDNIKADYMVSMANGGDLDQSALTALEKAKGVSAVSPQQSVYFEAGDEDYVSASAVTPGDIQQVLNVDVVSGNIDSLAEGRIAVAEKTAKSKGWKPGDSVPVTFNDEKKGTLKVGAVFKDSEFLSPVLVDTKVVNPHEVQPYIQQIFVKVDGGQSAANEKALINALGDNPAIKVMDQQDIRNEFGGAINTLLNIMYGLLAMALIIAVLGVVNTLAMSVFERQQEIGMLRAIGLDRRRVKRMVRLEAVVISVFGAVVGIGLGSFLGWAIGETIAEQIPGYRLVLPWDRIGIFLVLAGLVGVLAALWPARNAARLNMLNAIKAE; this is encoded by the coding sequence ATGTTCCGCACCGCCCTGCGCAACGTACTGGCGCACAAGGCCCGGCTCCTGATGACCGTGCTCGCCGTCATGCTCGGCGTCGCGTTCGTCTCCGGCACCCTGGTCTTGGCCGACACCCTCTCCAACGCCTTCCGCAACCAGTCGGCGAAGAGCTACGACGACGTCGCCGTCGCCATCACCTCGTACGCGAACCCGGACGACGCCAAGGAAGAGCCCGGGCTCTCCCGCAAGACCCTCGACAAGATCTCCGCGGTGGACGGCGTAGAAGCCGCGTACGGCCGCGTCGACGGCTTCGCCGGGGTCGCCGACCCCGACGGGAAGCTGATCGGCGTCGGCTGGTCCAACAAGGGCTCCAACTTCGCCCCCGGCAAGGACGGCAAGGACTCCGCCTACACGTTCACCGACGGCTCCGGCCCGGTGAAGGACGATCAGATCGCCCTGGACAAGGAGTCCGCGGCCAAGGGCGAGTACCAGGTCGGCGACCGGGTCCGGGTCGCCACGAACGGGCCGGTGAAGGAGTACACCCTCAGCGGCGTGTTCACCACCGAGGACGGCGCCGTGAACGCCGGCGGCAGCCTCGTCCTCTTCGACACCGCCGTCGCCCAGAAGCAGTACCTCAAGCCGGGCTACTTCGAGAGCGTCACCGTCACCGCCGCCGCCGCCGGCGCGGACGACAAGAAGATCCTGGACGCGGTCAAGCCGCTGCTGCCGGAGAGCGCCGAGGCCAAGACCGGCCAGGCGCTCGCCGACGAGCAGGCCGAGCAGATCGAACAGGGGATGAGCTCGCTCAAGCAGGTCCTGCTCGGCTTCGCGGGCATCGCGCTCTTCGTCGGGATCTTCCTGATCTCCAACACCTTCACGATGCTGGTCGCCCAGCGCACGAAGGAGATCGCCCTGATGCGCGCCGTCGGTGCGTCGCGCAAGCAGATCACCCGCTCGGTGCTCGCCGAGGCCGCGGTGGTTGGCCTGGTCGCGTCGGCGATCGGCTTCGTCCTCGGCATCGGGCTGGCCGTGGGGCTGCGCTCCGGCATGGCCGCGTTCGAGATGAAGATCCCGGACGGCCCGCTGGTCCTGTCCGCCACTCCGGTGCTCGCCGCGATCGGCGTCGGTGTGCTGATCACGATGTTCGCCGCCTGGCTGCCCGGCCGCCGGGCCGCGAAGATCCCGCCGGTCGCGGCCATGAGCAGCGTCCACGCCATCGCCACCACCAAGTCGCTGGTGGTGCGCAACTCCATCGGCGCGGCCATCACCGCCCTCGGCGCCACCGGCATCGTGGCGGGTGCCTCGGCCGGCGGCGAGAACGGCCGGATGTTCATCGGGGCGGGTGCGTTCTTCGCGCTGATCGGCGTGATCATCCTGATCCCGCTGCTGTCCCGACCCGTGATCGCGCTCGTCCGTCCGCTGCTCGTCGGCCCGTTCGGGGTGGCCGGAAAGCTGGCCGGCCAGAACGCGGTCCGCAATCCGCGCCGTACCGGCGCCACCGCTTCGGCGCTGGCGATCGGACTGACGCTGGTGACCGGCCTGTCGGTGCTCGGCATCACGGTCGGCACGGCCATCGACAAGATGACCACGGACAACATCAAGGCCGACTACATGGTCTCGATGGCCAACGGCGGGGACCTCGACCAGTCCGCGCTGACGGCGCTGGAGAAGGCCAAGGGCGTCTCGGCGGTTTCGCCGCAGCAGAGCGTCTACTTCGAGGCCGGTGACGAGGACTACGTGTCCGCCTCGGCGGTCACGCCGGGCGACATCCAGCAGGTCCTGAACGTCGACGTCGTCAGCGGCAACATCGACTCGCTCGCCGAAGGCCGGATCGCGGTCGCCGAGAAGACGGCCAAGAGCAAGGGCTGGAAGCCCGGCGACAGCGTCCCCGTCACGTTCAACGACGAGAAGAAGGGCACGCTCAAGGTCGGCGCCGTCTTCAAGGACAGCGAGTTCCTCTCGCCCGTCCTCGTCGACACGAAGGTCGTGAACCCGCACGAGGTGCAGCCGTACATCCAGCAGATCTTCGTGAAGGTGGACGGCGGCCAGTCCGCGGCGAACGAGAAGGCCCTCATCAACGCGCTGGGCGACAACCCCGCGATCAAGGTCATGGACCAGCAGGACATCCGCAACGAGTTCGGCGGGGCCATCAACACCCTGCTGAACATCATGTACGGCCTGCTGGCGATGGCCCTGATCATCGCGGTGCTGGGCGTCGTCAACACCCTCGCGATGTCGGTGTTCGAACGGCAGCAGGAGATCGGCATGCTGCGTGCGATCGGTCTCGACCGGCGCCGGGTGAAGCGGATGGTCCGGCTGGAGGCCGTGGTCATCTCGGTGTTCGGAGCGGTGGTCGGCATCGGTCTCGGCTCGTTCCTCGGCTGGGCGATCGGCGAGACCATCGCCGAGCAGATCCCGGGCTACCGGCTGGTCCTGCCCTGGGACCGGATCGGGATCTTCCTGGTGCTGGCCGGACTGGTGGGCGTCCTCGCCGCGCTGTGGCCGGCCCGTAACGCCGCACGGCTGAACATGCTGAACGCGATCAAGGCGGAATAG
- a CDS encoding ABC transporter ATP-binding protein has protein sequence MTTASIAGRATSVAARATDLSKIYGQGETQVVALDRVTVEFRQAEFTAIMGPSGSGKSTLMHCVAGLDTFSSGSVRIGETELGSLKDKQLTKLRRDKIGFIFQAFNLLPTLTALENITLPMDIAGRKPDKQWLDSVIRMVGLADRLSHRPAQLSGGQQQRVAVARALASKPEIIFGDEPTGNLDSRSGAEVLGFLRNSVRELGQTVVMVTHDPVAAAYADRVVFLADGRIVDEMYRPTADNVLDFMKQFDAKGRTS, from the coding sequence GTGACCACCGCATCCATCGCCGGCCGGGCCACCTCCGTGGCCGCGCGTGCCACGGATCTGTCGAAGATCTACGGACAGGGCGAGACCCAGGTGGTCGCCCTGGACCGGGTCACCGTCGAATTCCGGCAGGCCGAGTTCACCGCGATCATGGGCCCGTCCGGCTCCGGCAAGTCCACGCTGATGCACTGCGTGGCCGGCCTGGACACCTTCTCCTCCGGTTCGGTGCGCATCGGCGAAACCGAGCTCGGCTCCCTGAAGGACAAGCAGTTGACCAAGCTGCGCCGGGACAAGATCGGCTTCATCTTCCAGGCGTTCAACCTGCTGCCGACGCTGACGGCCCTGGAGAACATCACCCTCCCGATGGACATCGCGGGCCGCAAGCCCGACAAGCAGTGGCTGGATTCGGTCATCCGGATGGTGGGCCTCGCCGACCGCCTCAGCCACCGCCCCGCACAGCTCTCCGGCGGCCAGCAGCAGCGCGTCGCCGTCGCCCGCGCCCTGGCCTCCAAGCCCGAGATCATCTTCGGCGACGAGCCCACCGGAAACCTGGACTCGCGCTCGGGCGCCGAGGTGCTGGGCTTCCTGCGCAACTCCGTACGGGAGTTGGGGCAGACCGTGGTGATGGTCACGCACGACCCGGTGGCCGCCGCCTACGCGGACCGCGTGGTCTTCCTTGCCGACGGCCGGATCGTCGACGAGATGTACCGGCCGACCGCGGACAACGTCCTCGACTTCATGAAGCAGTTCGACGCGAAGGGCCGCACCAGCTGA
- a CDS encoding 4-hydroxybenzoate 3-monooxygenase gives MRTTVGIIGAGPAGLLLARLLHNAGIDSVVLESRDRAYVEHRQRAGILEQGTVDVLRAAGAGERMDREGLGHDGIELRFAGKRHRVDFPALTGGRSVMVYAQTEVCKDLITLQLKEGGPLLFEAEALAVEGADTDTPRVRYRHEGREDVLECDYLVGCDGFWGVSRKAIPAELTRVFERTYPFGWLGILADVPPSHDELVYARHDRGFALLSMRSPSVSRLYLQVADGTDAEHWGDDEIWAELERRFETDDDWRLRRGPITQKSVTPMRSYVHEPMRYGRLFLAGDAAHIVPPTGAKGLNLAVGDVVTFARALTYQREKGSAELLDAYSETCLRRVWQAERFSYDMTTLLHRTPGATPFEDRLQLARLERIASSRAAETDLAEGYTGFPFG, from the coding sequence ATGCGCACCACCGTCGGCATCATCGGAGCGGGCCCGGCCGGCCTCCTCCTCGCCCGTCTGCTCCACAACGCCGGCATCGACTCGGTCGTCCTGGAGAGCCGCGACCGCGCCTATGTCGAACACCGCCAGCGCGCCGGAATCCTGGAGCAGGGCACGGTGGACGTGCTGCGCGCGGCCGGCGCCGGAGAGCGCATGGACCGCGAGGGCCTCGGGCACGACGGCATCGAGCTGCGGTTCGCCGGGAAGCGCCACCGCGTCGACTTCCCCGCGCTCACCGGTGGCCGGTCGGTGATGGTCTACGCCCAGACCGAGGTCTGCAAGGACCTCATCACCCTCCAACTGAAGGAGGGCGGCCCGCTGCTGTTCGAGGCGGAGGCGCTCGCGGTGGAGGGCGCGGACACCGACACCCCGCGCGTGCGCTACCGGCACGAGGGGCGCGAGGACGTCCTGGAGTGCGACTACCTCGTCGGCTGCGACGGCTTCTGGGGTGTGTCCCGCAAGGCGATCCCCGCCGAGCTGACCCGGGTCTTCGAGCGGACGTACCCCTTCGGCTGGCTCGGCATCCTCGCCGACGTACCGCCCTCCCACGACGAACTGGTCTACGCCCGCCACGACCGAGGCTTCGCCCTGCTCTCCATGCGCTCCCCGTCGGTCTCCCGCCTCTACCTCCAGGTGGCGGACGGCACCGACGCCGAGCACTGGGGTGACGACGAGATCTGGGCGGAGCTGGAACGCCGCTTCGAGACGGACGACGACTGGCGGCTCCGGCGCGGCCCGATCACCCAGAAGTCCGTCACCCCCATGCGCTCCTACGTCCACGAACCCATGCGATACGGCCGCCTGTTCCTGGCCGGTGACGCGGCACACATCGTGCCGCCCACGGGCGCGAAGGGGCTGAATCTGGCCGTCGGGGACGTCGTCACCTTCGCGCGCGCACTGACGTATCAGCGGGAAAAGGGCTCGGCGGAACTGCTCGACGCCTACTCCGAGACCTGTCTGCGCCGTGTCTGGCAGGCCGAGCGGTTCTCGTACGACATGACGACGCTGCTGCACCGGACCCCCGGCGCAACGCCGTTCGAGGACCGGCTCCAGCTGGCCCGGCTGGAGCGGATCGCGTCGTCGCGGGCCGCCGAGACGGACCTGGCCGAGGGGTACACGGGCTTTCCGTTCGGGTGA